The following are from one region of the Macrobrachium nipponense isolate FS-2020 chromosome 21, ASM1510439v2, whole genome shotgun sequence genome:
- the LOC135197429 gene encoding uncharacterized protein LOC135197429, with amino-acid sequence MKGIPSGSSTLTKGIPSSGSTLTKGIPSGSSTLTKGIPSSSSTLTKDIPSGSITLTKGIPSSISTLTKGIPSSSSTLTKGIPSSSSTLTKGIPSSSSTLTKGIPSSSSTLTKGIPSSSSTLMKGIPSSSSTLTKGIPSSSSTLTKGIPSSRSILTKGIPSSSSTLTKGIPSSSITLTKGIPSSSSTLTKGIPSSSSTLTKGIPSSSSTLTKGIPSSSSTQTKGIPSSSSTLTKGIPSSRSTQTKGIPRCSITLTKGIPSSSSTLTKGIPSSSSTLTKGIPSNRSTLTKGIPSSSSTLTKGIPSSSSTLMKGIPSSSSTLTKGSPSSSSTLTKGIPSSMSTLTKGIPSSRRTLTKGIPSSSITLTKGIPSSMSTLTKGIPSSRRTLTKGIPSSSITLTKGIPSSRSTLTKGIPSSSSTLTKGIPSSSSTLTKGIPSSSSIR; translated from the coding sequence ATGAAAGGTATTCCTAGCGGCAGCAGTACACTAACGAAAGGTATTCCTAGCAGCGGCAGTACACTAACGAAAGGTATTCCTAGCGGCAGCAGTACACTAACGAAAGGTATTCCTAGCAGCAGCAGTACACTAACGAAAGATATCCCTAGCGGCAGTATTACACTAACGAAAGGTATTCCTAGTAGCATCAGTACACTAACGAAAGGTATTCCTAGTAGCAGCAGTACACTAACGAAAGGTATTCCTAGTAGCAGCAGTACACTAACGAAAGGTATTCCTAGCAGCAGCAGTACACTAACGAAAGGTATTCCTAGTAGCAGCAGTACACTAACGAAAGGTATTCCTAGCAGCAGCAGTACACTAATGAAAGGTATTCCTAGTAGCAGCAGTACACTAACGAAAGGTATTCCTAGTAGCAGCAGTACACTAACGAAAGGTATCCCTAGTAGCAGGAGTATTCTAACGAAAGGTATCCCTAGTAGCAGCAGTACACTAACGAAAGGTATTCCTAGTAGCAGTATTACACTAACGAAAGGTATCCCTAGTAGCAGCAGTACACTAACGAAAGGTATTCCTAGTAGCAGCAGTACACTAACGAAAGGTATTCCTAGTAGCAGCAGTACACTAACGAAAGGTATTCCTAGTAGCAGCAGTACACAAACGAAAGGTATTCCTAGTAGCAGCAGTACACTAACGAAAGGTATTCCAAGTAGCAGGAGTACACAAACGAAAGGTATTCCTAGGTGCAGTATTACACTAACGAAAGGCATTCCTAGTAGCAGCAGTACACTAACGAAAGGTATTCCTAGTAGCAGCAGTACACTAACGAAAGGTATTCCTAGTAACAGGAGTACACTAACGAAAGGTATTCCTAGTAGCAGCAGTACACTAACGAAAGGTATACCTAGTAGCAGCAGTACACTAATGAAAGGTATTCCTAGTAGCAGCAGTACACTAACGAAAGGTAGTCCTAGTAGCAGCAGTACACTAACGAAAGGTATTCCTAGTAGCATGAGTACACTAACGAAAGGTATTCCTAGTAGCAGGCGTACACTAACGAAAGGTATTCCTAGTAGCAGTATTACACTAACGAAAGGTATTCCTAGTAGCATGAGTACACTAACGAAAGGTATTCCTAGTAGCAGGCGTACACTAACGAAAGGTATCCCTAGTAGCAGTATTACACTAACGAAAGGTATTCCTAGCAGCAGGAGTACACTAACGAAAGGTATTCCTAGTAGCAGCAGTACACTAACGAAAGGTATTCCTAGTAGCAGCAGTACACTAACGAAAGGTATTCCTAGTAGCAGCAGTATACGATAA